A single genomic interval of Brevibacillus brevis harbors:
- a CDS encoding GMC family oxidoreductase — MGQSSSSASEKYDYIVIGAGTAGGVIAKELTDDKKTSVLVLEAGTNMPNLSASLEAAVNMADDNKLSFIAVSKIEQAIGRQLPLWSGRVIGGSSEHNFMYAVRGSRELYNQWAKLVGDQWSYDNIRSLFKKNESYSGDTQSPKERGTKGPIFVRQQQIPNGGLIQTLAEATSQVLGIPIVEDYNTGIRDCTFFQSQFIQQEVDGKFVRSSTRAGYLNNQIVTQGNEFQPDEFGIGGRKLVIFGKTTVNKILFTNNKKKKVLTAVGVEFVRNGVTQIAYAKKGIIVSAGNYSSVILQRSGIGRTTDLAQTGIATLVESPNVGHNLQSQYSIGMGIEVKTDRLLPVLAADPDQPVALGAFKKENGPSRRLQILGLPLPFFVPIQDVLINGWQFVPTKESNIMSIGLADLNPKSKGTITVAHSDPEAYPSIKFNVFENPDDLNFLIDQYIEMFKVITKARELDPEGIYKVVYPPEPLFHIQDEAEKRSLLAAYVRASCSIFAHYGGQCKMGKSISEGVVDGYLNVFGTENLKVADLSIAPILPDGNTSTPAQMIGLNAVRFIREEAKDHRDEDCDDDDD; from the coding sequence TTGGGACAAAGTTCAAGCTCAGCAAGTGAAAAGTATGATTATATCGTGATTGGTGCCGGAACTGCCGGAGGGGTAATCGCCAAGGAATTAACAGATGACAAGAAGACTTCTGTACTTGTTCTGGAAGCAGGTACAAATATGCCCAACCTGAGCGCTTCTCTTGAGGCAGCAGTGAATATGGCAGATGATAACAAGCTATCCTTCATAGCCGTCTCAAAAATCGAACAAGCGATTGGACGCCAGCTTCCGCTATGGAGTGGGAGAGTAATTGGTGGAAGCTCCGAACATAATTTTATGTATGCTGTCCGCGGAAGCCGCGAGCTTTATAATCAATGGGCAAAACTCGTCGGAGATCAATGGAGCTACGATAATATCCGCTCCTTATTCAAGAAAAACGAATCCTATTCGGGAGATACACAAAGCCCAAAAGAACGCGGTACAAAAGGCCCTATTTTTGTCAGACAGCAACAGATTCCGAATGGCGGGCTTATCCAAACATTAGCAGAAGCAACCTCTCAGGTTTTGGGTATCCCCATTGTCGAAGATTATAATACGGGCATACGAGATTGTACCTTTTTCCAATCACAATTTATTCAACAAGAAGTAGATGGGAAGTTTGTCCGTTCCTCCACCAGAGCCGGGTATTTAAATAACCAAATCGTGACACAGGGCAATGAGTTTCAGCCAGATGAATTCGGGATTGGAGGCAGAAAGTTAGTCATTTTCGGAAAAACAACCGTGAATAAAATCCTCTTTACAAATAACAAAAAAAAGAAAGTGCTGACTGCTGTCGGGGTTGAATTTGTACGAAACGGTGTGACACAAATCGCTTATGCGAAAAAAGGAATTATTGTCTCTGCTGGTAACTACTCCTCGGTTATCCTGCAACGATCAGGAATTGGCAGAACGACAGATTTAGCCCAAACAGGGATAGCTACATTAGTAGAGAGTCCAAATGTCGGTCACAATCTTCAGTCGCAGTATAGTATTGGCATGGGAATCGAGGTAAAAACAGACCGACTCCTTCCAGTATTAGCTGCTGACCCTGATCAGCCTGTAGCACTTGGTGCATTTAAAAAAGAAAACGGACCGAGTCGTCGCCTGCAAATATTAGGGCTTCCGTTACCATTCTTTGTCCCCATTCAAGATGTGCTTATCAATGGTTGGCAATTTGTTCCCACAAAGGAAAGCAATATCATGAGTATTGGCCTAGCAGACTTGAACCCCAAAAGTAAAGGTACGATTACGGTCGCACATAGTGATCCGGAAGCGTACCCATCGATCAAATTCAATGTCTTTGAAAATCCTGATGATCTAAACTTTTTGATAGACCAATATATCGAAATGTTCAAGGTGATCACGAAGGCTCGTGAACTCGATCCTGAGGGTATTTACAAGGTGGTATATCCTCCCGAGCCCCTATTCCATATACAGGATGAAGCAGAAAAGCGAAGCTTGCTCGCTGCTTATGTGAGAGCATCTTGTAGCATTTTCGCTCACTATGGTGGGCAATGTAAAATGGGAAAAAGCATTTCCGAGGGTGTTGTGGATGGGTACCTGAATGTATTTGGAACGGAAAATCTCAAAGTCGCTGATCTATCCATCGCCCCTATCTTACCTGACGGCAACACTTCCACACCGGCACAGATGATCGGTTTAAACGCAGTACGATTTATCCGTGAAGAGGCGAAAGACCATCGTGACGAGGATTGTGACGACGATGATGATTAA